Proteins from a single region of Thermotoga maritima MSB8:
- a CDS encoding SDR family oxidoreductase, which translates to MFDLRGRVALVTGGSRGLGFGIAQGLAEAGCSVVVASRNLEEASEAAQKLTEKYGVETMAFRCDVSNYEEVKKLLEAVKEKFGKLDTVVNAAGINRRHPAEEFPLDEFRQVIEVNLFGTYYVCREAFSLLRESDNPSIINIGSLTVEEVTMPNISAYAASKGGVASLTKALAKEWGRYGIRVNVIAPGWYRTKMTEAVFSDPEKLDYMLKRIPLGRTGVPEDLKGVAVFLASEEAKYVTGQIIFVDGGWTAN; encoded by the coding sequence GTGTTCGATCTCAGGGGGAGGGTTGCCCTCGTAACCGGTGGCTCTCGTGGGCTGGGTTTTGGAATCGCTCAGGGGCTGGCAGAGGCCGGATGTTCAGTGGTCGTTGCAAGCAGAAATCTGGAGGAAGCATCAGAAGCGGCTCAAAAGTTGACAGAAAAATACGGTGTTGAAACGATGGCTTTCCGATGCGATGTTTCAAACTATGAGGAAGTGAAAAAACTTTTGGAAGCAGTGAAAGAGAAATTTGGAAAGCTCGATACGGTGGTCAACGCTGCGGGGATAAACAGAAGACATCCAGCGGAAGAATTTCCTCTCGATGAGTTCAGACAGGTGATAGAGGTGAACCTTTTTGGAACTTACTACGTGTGTAGGGAGGCCTTTTCACTCCTGAGAGAATCCGATAACCCCTCTATCATAAACATAGGATCTCTCACCGTTGAAGAAGTCACCATGCCCAACATATCCGCGTACGCTGCTTCGAAAGGGGGCGTAGCTTCTCTCACAAAAGCTCTGGCGAAGGAATGGGGAAGGTACGGCATAAGGGTGAATGTGATAGCGCCGGGCTGGTACAGAACCAAGATGACAGAGGCTGTGTTCAGCGATCCAGAAAAACTGGACTACATGCTCAAGAGGATACCCCTTGGCAGAACGGGTGTACCAGAGGATTTGAAGGGTGTGGCAGTCTTCCTTGCTTCCGAAGAGGCGAAGTACGTGACTGGACAGATCATATTTGTAGACGGTGGTTGGACTGCGAATTGA
- a CDS encoding aspartate ammonia-lyase: MRKERDYLGKLEIEGEVYYGIHTKRALMNFPSTGEKLDETFIWAYFMVKKACALLNTELGYLDERTGNAIVKACDEWEDLKKHVVVDPLSGGAGTSINMNVNEVIANRATEILGGKKGEYLVDPIDHVNLHQSTNDTFPTSAKIATIVKLRRLIDEVINLQEKIQEKEKEFYSIRKPGRTQLMDGPPIMLGQEFGAFADALARDRWRLYKVEERIRSVNIGGTAIGTGVGAPKDYILKIVEKVREVTKVKIAKAENLIDATQNWDVFAEVHGLLKSLAVNLYKISNDIRLLGSGPNTVIGELILPAVQAGSSIMPGKINPVVSEYVMQICHMVFGHDMILNHACALGNLELNQFAPLIVHLTLKSLTLLTNACRSLASYISKIKANNERCEEHLRRSVSNLTPLIKLFGYEAVSEAIKKANWDIKKAVEILSQEKNIPVEEILKVLNLKKMTGLGYSL; encoded by the coding sequence GTGAGAAAGGAACGCGATTACCTCGGGAAACTGGAGATAGAAGGCGAAGTCTACTATGGAATACACACAAAGAGAGCCCTCATGAACTTCCCATCCACGGGTGAAAAGCTCGACGAAACTTTCATCTGGGCCTATTTCATGGTGAAAAAAGCCTGCGCCCTTTTGAACACAGAGCTTGGTTATCTGGACGAACGAACAGGAAACGCCATTGTGAAAGCCTGTGACGAATGGGAAGACCTGAAAAAACACGTGGTTGTGGATCCACTCTCTGGTGGGGCTGGAACTTCCATAAACATGAACGTAAACGAAGTGATCGCAAACAGGGCTACGGAAATACTCGGTGGAAAGAAAGGAGAATACCTGGTCGATCCCATAGACCACGTGAACCTGCACCAGTCCACAAACGATACCTTCCCAACGAGTGCGAAAATCGCCACCATCGTGAAACTCAGAAGACTCATAGATGAAGTGATAAACCTTCAGGAGAAGATTCAGGAGAAAGAGAAGGAGTTCTACTCCATCAGAAAACCGGGAAGAACACAGCTCATGGATGGACCGCCCATCATGTTAGGGCAGGAATTCGGTGCCTTCGCGGATGCCCTCGCGAGAGACAGATGGAGGCTCTACAAAGTCGAAGAAAGAATAAGAAGTGTAAACATCGGGGGAACGGCCATCGGAACGGGAGTTGGGGCGCCGAAAGACTACATCCTCAAGATCGTGGAAAAGGTGAGAGAAGTGACGAAAGTGAAGATTGCTAAAGCAGAAAACCTCATAGACGCCACGCAGAACTGGGACGTTTTTGCCGAGGTTCATGGTCTTTTGAAATCCCTTGCTGTGAACCTCTACAAGATTTCAAACGACATCAGACTGCTGGGAAGCGGACCAAACACCGTGATCGGGGAACTGATTCTTCCAGCTGTGCAGGCGGGAAGCTCCATCATGCCAGGAAAAATAAACCCGGTTGTTTCCGAGTACGTAATGCAAATCTGTCATATGGTTTTCGGTCACGACATGATCCTGAACCATGCCTGCGCGCTTGGGAATTTAGAACTCAACCAGTTCGCTCCTCTGATAGTTCACCTCACACTGAAATCTCTCACACTCCTCACAAACGCCTGTAGATCACTCGCCAGCTACATCTCAAAAATAAAAGCGAACAACGAGCGGTGTGAGGAACACCTTCGAAGGTCTGTTTCGAACCTCACACCTTTGATAAAGTTGTTTGGATACGAAGCGGTCTCTGAAGCAATAAAAAAAGCGAATTGGGACATAAAGAAAGCCGTTGAAATTCTATCCCAGGAGAAAAACATTCCTGTCGAAGAGATACTGAAGGTTCTCAACCTCAAAAAGATGACGGGGCTTGGCTACTCCTTGTAA
- the gndA gene encoding NADP-dependent phosphogluconate dehydrogenase, giving the protein MKSHIGLIGLAVMGQNLALNIARKGYKVSVYNRTAQRTEEFVKNRVTNEEIEPHYDIESFVKSLERPRKIILMVKAGKPVDDTISQLLPHLEPGDLIIDGGNSHYMDTERRFKELSEKGILFLGMGVSGGEYGALHGPSLMPGGSREAYNLVEEILLEIAAKTEDGPCCTYVGERSAGHFVKMVHNGIEYAIMQAIAEVYHIMRDVLSLSSEEMSSIFEEWNRGELSSFLVEITYKILRKKDEETGKPMVDVILDKAEQKGTGKWTSQAALDLGIPTPSINLAVVERVISHFKDIRTRLSKLYNKRRSATQGSEEFLRDLRNSLFFAMFMAFSQGMWLIAEASKEFGYGVSLSEVLRIWKGGCIIRAKLIDTLRRYISNENAYLLENEEVMNLLKGKIDSLKNILKASIENEIPVPVLSSSYNYFMSLTEERLPANLIQAQRDFFGAHTFERVDREGVFHINWEEGEIG; this is encoded by the coding sequence GTGAAATCTCATATTGGTCTCATCGGTCTTGCTGTGATGGGTCAGAATCTTGCACTGAACATTGCGAGGAAAGGCTACAAAGTTTCGGTTTACAACAGAACAGCACAGAGAACGGAGGAATTTGTGAAAAATCGTGTAACGAATGAAGAGATAGAACCTCATTACGATATCGAAAGCTTCGTGAAGTCTCTCGAAAGACCAAGAAAGATAATCTTAATGGTAAAGGCAGGAAAACCCGTGGATGATACGATTTCTCAGCTTCTTCCTCACCTCGAACCAGGTGATTTGATAATAGACGGTGGTAATTCCCATTACATGGATACCGAAAGACGCTTCAAGGAACTCTCTGAAAAGGGAATACTTTTCCTCGGTATGGGAGTTTCTGGTGGTGAGTACGGGGCTCTTCACGGGCCTTCTCTCATGCCTGGGGGAAGTAGAGAAGCGTACAACCTGGTTGAGGAGATTCTTTTGGAAATAGCAGCGAAAACAGAGGATGGACCATGCTGTACATACGTTGGTGAAAGATCAGCGGGCCACTTTGTGAAGATGGTTCACAACGGCATAGAATACGCCATCATGCAGGCGATAGCGGAAGTTTATCACATTATGAGAGATGTTTTGAGCCTATCATCTGAAGAAATGTCCAGTATCTTTGAAGAGTGGAACAGAGGAGAACTCAGCTCGTTCCTGGTGGAGATCACCTACAAGATTTTGAGAAAGAAAGATGAAGAAACAGGAAAACCGATGGTCGATGTGATTCTGGACAAGGCGGAACAAAAGGGAACTGGAAAGTGGACATCCCAAGCAGCCCTTGACCTCGGAATACCTACCCCTTCCATAAACCTGGCGGTGGTTGAAAGGGTGATTTCCCATTTCAAAGACATAAGAACAAGGCTTTCGAAACTGTATAATAAGAGAAGAAGCGCTACTCAGGGTAGCGAGGAATTTTTGAGAGATCTCCGAAACTCTCTCTTCTTTGCCATGTTCATGGCCTTTTCTCAGGGCATGTGGTTGATCGCAGAAGCATCGAAAGAGTTCGGCTATGGGGTGAGCCTCTCGGAGGTGCTCAGAATATGGAAGGGTGGATGTATCATAAGGGCGAAGTTGATAGACACACTCAGAAGGTACATATCTAACGAGAACGCGTATTTGCTGGAGAACGAAGAAGTGATGAATCTATTGAAAGGCAAAATCGATTCTCTAAAGAACATATTGAAGGCGTCCATAGAGAACGAAATCCCCGTTCCTGTTTTGAGTTCCTCTTACAACTACTTCATGAGTCTTACCGAAGAGAGACTGCCGGCGAATCTCATACAGGCTCAAAGAGACTTCTTCGGAGCACACACTTTTGAGAGAGTAGACAGAGAAGGTGTGTTCCACATCAACTGGGAGGAAGGAGAGATAGGATGA
- a CDS encoding gluconokinase → MIAAIDIGTESARLMFKSNGEWKVLKKSYRIFFPSPEAAEQDPNEIFSAVFDLLKQVPNEDEVLYVGMSSVFHSIIGLDENLNPVTPLLNWADRRSFREKEELEKKYGVRFFYEKTACPLHPMYWPSKILWMKKNSNAKKFCSIKAYIVNKMTREFVEELSLASGTGMMNIHSLEWDGEILEITGVRKEDLPEIKSPYTQLRVKDEIAKELGFKKVYLVLGGGDGVMTNVGVNVMDPDSATVTIGTSGAFRVVMDRPVIDREGISTWCYLIDEENYVLGGAINNGGIVLMWLRDIMKFKDYNDIIEEAKESPAGANGLVFLPFLNGERAPHWRERYRGVLVGLTSSHRRSDIARAALEGICFRIKDIHNAVKRVGSVDPNRIVATGGFTSSPYWVQLLSDVLGKDIIVTNVENPSAFGAYVMALKSLGEDVEGFIEKEVRVERVFHPDSERNAVYERLYNDYKFLYEKLVDYYYKE, encoded by the coding sequence ATGATAGCGGCCATAGACATTGGAACAGAGAGCGCTCGTCTTATGTTCAAAAGTAACGGTGAGTGGAAAGTTCTGAAAAAGTCATATAGAATCTTCTTTCCATCACCCGAGGCGGCAGAACAGGACCCGAATGAGATCTTTTCCGCTGTTTTCGATCTTTTAAAGCAAGTACCCAACGAGGACGAGGTTCTCTACGTTGGTATGAGCTCTGTGTTCCACAGCATCATCGGTCTTGATGAAAATCTCAATCCGGTTACTCCCCTCCTCAACTGGGCAGATAGAAGATCCTTTCGGGAAAAGGAAGAACTGGAGAAGAAGTACGGTGTCAGGTTCTTTTACGAAAAAACTGCGTGCCCGCTCCATCCGATGTACTGGCCTTCGAAGATCCTGTGGATGAAGAAAAACTCGAATGCGAAAAAGTTCTGTTCGATAAAAGCTTACATCGTCAACAAGATGACTAGAGAATTTGTGGAAGAGCTTTCTCTCGCATCTGGAACCGGTATGATGAACATACATTCCCTCGAATGGGACGGGGAAATCCTGGAGATCACGGGAGTGAGGAAAGAAGATCTTCCTGAGATCAAATCACCTTACACACAGTTGAGGGTGAAGGATGAAATAGCGAAAGAGCTCGGCTTCAAGAAAGTCTACCTGGTCCTCGGCGGTGGAGACGGAGTGATGACGAACGTAGGAGTGAACGTGATGGATCCTGATTCAGCCACCGTGACGATCGGAACGAGCGGCGCGTTTCGTGTTGTCATGGACAGACCGGTGATCGATCGGGAGGGGATTTCCACCTGGTGCTATCTGATCGATGAGGAGAACTACGTTCTCGGCGGGGCGATAAACAACGGTGGTATCGTTCTCATGTGGCTGAGGGACATCATGAAATTCAAAGACTACAACGATATCATAGAAGAAGCAAAGGAGTCTCCAGCTGGTGCGAACGGACTGGTATTCCTGCCGTTTCTCAACGGGGAAAGGGCACCGCACTGGAGAGAAAGATACAGGGGCGTTCTGGTAGGGCTCACTTCCTCTCACAGAAGGAGTGACATTGCAAGAGCGGCACTCGAGGGAATCTGCTTCAGGATAAAGGACATACACAACGCGGTTAAAAGAGTGGGAAGTGTTGATCCCAATCGAATCGTTGCGACGGGAGGTTTCACCAGCTCTCCGTACTGGGTCCAGCTCTTATCGGACGTTCTTGGAAAGGATATAATCGTCACAAACGTGGAGAATCCTTCCGCTTTTGGAGCCTACGTAATGGCTTTGAAATCGCTGGGAGAAGATGTGGAAGGCTTTATCGAAAAAGAGGTTCGGGTAGAGCGGGTGTTTCACCCTGATTCTGAAAGAAACGCGGTGTACGAGAGACTGTACAATGATTATAAGTTCCTGTACGAAAAACTCGTGGACTATTATTACAAGGAGTAG
- the uxaE gene encoding D-tagaturonate epimerase UxaE, whose translation MVLKVFKDHFGRGYEVYEKSYREKDSLSFFLTKEEEGKILVVAGEKAPEGLSFFKKQRAEGVSFFFCERNHENLEVLRKYFPDLKPVRAGLRASFGTGDRLGITTPAHVRALKDSGLFPIFAQQSVRENERTGRTWRDVLDDATWGVFQEGYSEGFGADADHVKRPEDLVSAAREGFTMFTIDPSDHVRNLSKLTEKERNEKFEEILRKERIDRIYLGKKYSVLGEKIEFDEKNLRDAALVYYDAIAHVDMMYQILKDETPDFDFEVSVDETETPTSPLFHIFVVEELRRRGVEFTNLALRFIGEWEKGIDYKGDLAQFEREIKMHAEIARMFEGYKISLHSGSDKFSVYPAFASATGGLFHVKTAGTSYLEAVKVISMVNPELFREIYRCTLDHFEEDRKSYHISADLSKVPEVEKVKDEDLPGLFEDINVRQLIHVTYGSVLKDASLKERLFKTLEQNEELFYETVAKHIKRHVDLLEG comes from the coding sequence ATGGTCTTGAAAGTGTTCAAAGACCACTTTGGAAGGGGATACGAAGTTTACGAAAAGTCTTATAGAGAAAAGGATTCTCTTTCTTTCTTCTTGACAAAGGAAGAGGAAGGAAAAATTCTGGTGGTGGCTGGAGAAAAGGCACCTGAAGGTCTGTCGTTTTTCAAAAAACAGCGGGCGGAGGGTGTTTCGTTCTTTTTCTGTGAGAGAAATCATGAGAACTTGGAAGTTCTCAGAAAATACTTTCCAGATCTCAAACCAGTTCGAGCGGGATTGAGAGCGTCTTTTGGAACAGGTGACAGACTCGGTATCACCACACCGGCTCACGTGAGGGCGTTGAAGGATTCAGGGCTTTTTCCCATCTTTGCGCAGCAGTCGGTGAGGGAGAACGAGAGAACGGGAAGGACCTGGAGAGATGTGCTGGACGATGCCACATGGGGAGTTTTCCAGGAGGGATACAGTGAGGGATTCGGAGCGGATGCAGACCATGTGAAGCGGCCGGAGGATCTTGTTTCGGCTGCAAGGGAAGGTTTCACCATGTTCACAATCGATCCTTCGGATCATGTGAGGAATCTTTCAAAACTTACAGAAAAGGAAAGAAATGAGAAATTCGAAGAGATTCTGAGAAAGGAAAGGATCGACAGGATCTATCTCGGTAAGAAATACTCTGTTCTCGGTGAGAAGATCGAATTCGATGAGAAGAATCTCAGAGATGCGGCGCTCGTGTATTACGATGCGATTGCCCACGTGGATATGATGTATCAAATTTTGAAAGACGAAACCCCGGATTTCGACTTCGAAGTGTCAGTTGACGAAACAGAAACTCCTACGAGTCCTCTCTTCCACATTTTCGTTGTGGAAGAACTCAGACGAAGAGGTGTGGAGTTCACCAATCTTGCCCTGAGATTCATCGGCGAATGGGAAAAGGGAATAGATTACAAGGGGGATCTTGCACAGTTCGAGAGAGAAATCAAAATGCACGCAGAAATCGCAAGGATGTTCGAAGGATACAAAATATCACTCCACTCTGGAAGCGACAAATTTTCCGTGTATCCTGCTTTTGCTTCCGCGACAGGAGGCCTTTTCCACGTGAAGACAGCCGGAACGAGTTATCTTGAGGCGGTGAAGGTCATATCCATGGTCAACCCGGAGCTCTTCCGGGAGATCTACAGGTGTACTCTCGATCACTTTGAGGAAGACAGAAAGTCCTATCACATATCTGCGGATCTGTCGAAAGTTCCGGAAGTAGAGAAAGTGAAAGATGAAGATCTTCCAGGTCTTTTTGAAGACATCAACGTGAGACAGTTGATCCACGTCACCTACGGCTCTGTTCTGAAAGATGCATCTTTGAAAGAACGGCTATTTAAGACGCTTGAACAAAACGAGGAACTCTTTTACGAAACTGTGGCAAAACATATAAAAAGGCACGTGGATCTGCTGGAGGGGTGA
- a CDS encoding lactate racemase domain-containing protein yields the protein MTVYLEGDPLTEEKIKEGLSKLVEDLGKVKKVLVVHTDYTRVDFTHLVAKNLYRFLLERGLKEFHTLNASGTHRTMKIEEFEKKLGISRNERRVFFHNHEFFNPEALAFVGTLPAGFVSEMTEGDLEEEIPIKVNRLLFEDFDAIFFINGTVPHESTGFSGGLKIVIPGIASTEVVDTFHWAAVLMGIPKLIGTVDNPARKIINRASEMIFEKIKARSFTLNMVYEEEEEVIPRALYIDEGYEGFLRAYEKACELSSQLHVKYIDRPLRRAVQVIGEEYDEVWTAGKGSYKLQRPGVMAKGGQIIIYAPHIKRFHSNPQMDKWIREIGYHCKDYVKWYLKKHPDFNKNVAAHVINVRGAGTFDPETGKEEFEFDVILATSIPEDECRAVNLGYMDPSKIKKEDFMDEDSLWIVPGGKYLYDLKERRG from the coding sequence GTGACGGTGTATCTGGAAGGAGATCCTTTGACCGAAGAGAAGATAAAAGAAGGTCTTTCAAAATTGGTTGAAGATCTTGGAAAAGTGAAAAAAGTGCTGGTGGTGCACACAGATTACACCCGTGTGGATTTCACCCACTTAGTAGCAAAGAACCTCTACAGATTTCTCCTTGAAAGAGGTCTGAAAGAGTTTCATACGCTCAACGCAAGTGGTACACATAGGACTATGAAAATTGAAGAGTTCGAAAAGAAACTCGGTATCTCAAGAAACGAAAGAAGAGTGTTTTTCCATAACCATGAGTTTTTCAATCCTGAAGCACTGGCGTTTGTTGGCACGCTACCGGCTGGTTTCGTTTCAGAGATGACCGAGGGAGATCTGGAAGAGGAGATACCGATAAAGGTGAACAGACTTCTCTTTGAAGATTTCGACGCGATCTTTTTCATAAACGGTACAGTTCCTCACGAATCAACAGGTTTTTCCGGTGGCTTGAAGATCGTTATTCCGGGAATTGCCAGCACGGAAGTTGTAGATACTTTCCACTGGGCAGCAGTTCTCATGGGCATTCCAAAACTCATAGGCACAGTGGACAATCCCGCGCGTAAGATCATAAACAGGGCATCGGAGATGATCTTTGAGAAGATAAAAGCAAGATCCTTCACACTCAACATGGTGTACGAAGAGGAAGAAGAAGTGATTCCAAGAGCTCTCTACATAGATGAAGGATACGAAGGCTTTTTAAGGGCATACGAAAAAGCTTGCGAGCTCAGCTCTCAACTTCACGTGAAATACATAGACCGACCTCTCAGAAGGGCTGTCCAGGTGATAGGAGAGGAATACGATGAAGTCTGGACGGCGGGGAAGGGTTCCTACAAGCTTCAAAGACCAGGTGTGATGGCAAAGGGCGGTCAGATCATCATCTACGCACCGCACATAAAGAGGTTCCACTCCAACCCGCAGATGGACAAGTGGATCAGGGAAATAGGATACCACTGTAAAGACTACGTGAAGTGGTATCTGAAGAAACATCCCGATTTCAACAAGAACGTTGCAGCACATGTGATCAACGTAAGAGGAGCTGGAACGTTCGATCCAGAAACGGGTAAAGAGGAGTTCGAATTCGATGTGATTCTCGCTACCTCCATTCCTGAAGACGAATGCAGGGCAGTGAACCTTGGATACATGGATCCGTCGAAGATCAAAAAAGAAGATTTCATGGATGAGGATAGTCTCTGGATAGTCCCGGGTGGAAAGTACCTCTACGATCTGAAGGAGAGGAGAGGATGA
- the hydF gene encoding [FeFe] hydrogenase H-cluster maturation GTPase HydF, whose protein sequence is MRLPDAGFRRYIVVAGRRNVGKSSFMNALVGQNVSIVSEYAGTTTDPVYKSMELYPVGPVTLVDTPGLDDVGELGRLRVEKARRVFYRADCGILVTDSEPTPYEDDVVNLFKEMEIPFVVVVNKIDVLGEKAEELKGLYESRYEAKVLLVSALQKKGFDDIGKTISEILPGDEEIPYLGDLIDGGDLVILVVPIDLGAPKGRLIMPQVHAIREALDREAIALVVKERELRYVMENIGMKPKLVITDSQVVMKVASDVPEDVELTTFSIVESRYRGDLAYFVESVRKIEELEDGDTVVIMEGCTHRPLTEDIGRVKIPRWLVNHTGAQLNFKVIAGKDFPDLEEIEGAKLIIHCGGCVLNRAAMMRRVRMAKRLGIPMTNYGVTISYLHGVLDRAIRPFREEVKV, encoded by the coding sequence GTGAGATTGCCGGACGCTGGTTTCAGGAGATACATCGTTGTCGCTGGAAGGAGAAACGTTGGAAAATCATCCTTCATGAACGCACTCGTTGGACAAAACGTGTCCATCGTGAGTGAATACGCAGGCACCACGACAGATCCCGTTTACAAATCCATGGAGCTTTACCCCGTAGGCCCTGTAACGCTGGTCGACACTCCTGGGCTCGATGATGTGGGAGAACTTGGAAGACTCAGAGTGGAGAAAGCAAGGAGAGTATTCTACAGAGCGGACTGTGGAATACTCGTAACAGACAGCGAACCGACACCGTACGAAGACGACGTTGTCAATCTTTTCAAAGAGATGGAAATTCCCTTCGTAGTTGTCGTAAACAAAATCGACGTTCTTGGAGAAAAGGCCGAAGAGCTGAAGGGACTCTACGAAAGCCGTTACGAAGCGAAAGTACTCCTTGTTTCGGCTTTGCAGAAAAAGGGATTCGACGATATCGGAAAAACCATCTCCGAAATTCTTCCGGGTGATGAAGAGATTCCTTACCTCGGTGATCTGATAGATGGCGGCGATCTTGTGATCCTCGTGGTTCCCATAGATCTCGGTGCTCCAAAGGGAAGGCTCATCATGCCTCAGGTCCATGCGATCAGGGAAGCCCTCGACAGAGAAGCCATCGCCCTCGTGGTGAAGGAAAGAGAGCTCAGGTACGTGATGGAAAACATAGGGATGAAACCAAAACTCGTCATCACAGACTCTCAGGTGGTAATGAAAGTAGCGTCTGATGTCCCGGAAGACGTGGAGCTCACCACCTTTTCCATTGTGGAGTCACGATATCGAGGAGATCTGGCTTACTTTGTGGAAAGCGTGAGAAAGATAGAAGAGCTGGAAGACGGAGACACTGTTGTCATCATGGAAGGCTGCACCCACAGACCTCTCACCGAAGACATCGGAAGGGTAAAGATTCCAAGGTGGCTTGTGAACCACACGGGAGCCCAGTTGAACTTCAAAGTCATAGCGGGAAAGGATTTCCCGGATCTCGAAGAGATCGAGGGTGCCAAACTCATCATTCACTGCGGAGGATGTGTTCTGAACAGGGCAGCTATGATGAGAAGGGTGAGAATGGCAAAGAGACTCGGTATTCCCATGACGAACTACGGTGTGACGATCTCTTACCTCCATGGAGTACTCGACCGGGCGATACGTCCCTTCAGAGAGGAAGTGAAGGTGTGA
- a CDS encoding GntR family transcriptional regulator gives MKKIEVDLVRTKVYNLLKEMILNHELKLGEKLNVRELSEKLGISFTPVRDALLQLATEGLVKVVPRVGFFVTDVDEKFIRETIETRIMMEVFCLENYFDKIAGSEELLEIKGEIDDVEKSAKREIFDDSDERLHKLFIRASGNELIISLYEKIWDRIDLVRHLNERYVVSNREHKELIERIISGDKEGAIEKLKEHLKNVEAETIKNLYTYERS, from the coding sequence ATGAAAAAAATCGAAGTGGACCTCGTGAGAACGAAGGTCTACAATCTTCTCAAAGAAATGATACTGAACCACGAATTGAAGCTTGGAGAGAAACTAAACGTGAGAGAACTCTCCGAAAAACTTGGTATCAGCTTTACTCCTGTGCGGGATGCCCTTCTCCAGCTTGCAACTGAGGGTCTTGTGAAGGTGGTTCCAAGGGTTGGTTTTTTTGTAACCGACGTCGATGAGAAATTCATAAGAGAAACCATAGAAACGAGAATCATGATGGAAGTCTTCTGTCTTGAAAATTACTTCGATAAAATTGCTGGTTCCGAAGAACTTTTAGAGATAAAGGGAGAAATCGATGATGTGGAGAAAAGCGCCAAGAGAGAGATTTTTGACGATTCCGATGAAAGGCTACACAAACTCTTCATCAGAGCCTCGGGAAATGAACTCATCATATCTTTGTATGAAAAAATATGGGATCGTATAGACCTCGTAAGGCATCTGAACGAAAGATACGTCGTTTCGAACAGGGAACACAAAGAACTCATAGAGAGAATCATCAGCGGCGATAAAGAAGGCGCTATTGAAAAGTTAAAAGAACACTTGAAAAATGTGGAGGCGGAGACCATAAAGAACCTGTACACATATGAAAGGAGTTGA
- the purE gene encoding 5-(carboxyamino)imidazole ribonucleotide mutase, producing MPRVGIIMGSDSDLPVMKQAAEILEEFGIDYEITIVSAHRTPDRMFEYAKNAEERGIEVIIAGAGGAAHLPGMVASITHLPVIGVPVKTSTLNGLDSLFSIVQMPGGVPVATVAINNAKNAGILAASILGIKYPEIARKVKEYKERMKREVLEKAQRLEQIGYKEYLNQKE from the coding sequence GTGCCAAGGGTAGGAATCATCATGGGAAGTGACTCCGATCTTCCTGTAATGAAGCAGGCAGCTGAAATTTTGGAAGAATTCGGAATAGATTACGAGATTACGATCGTTTCCGCTCACAGGACACCGGATCGCATGTTCGAGTACGCAAAGAACGCCGAAGAACGGGGAATAGAAGTGATCATTGCGGGAGCGGGGGGAGCGGCTCACCTTCCAGGAATGGTGGCAAGCATCACCCACCTTCCTGTGATAGGTGTTCCCGTGAAAACATCCACACTGAACGGTCTGGATTCTCTTTTCTCCATAGTTCAGATGCCAGGGGGTGTGCCCGTTGCCACCGTTGCCATAAACAACGCGAAGAACGCGGGAATCCTTGCTGCGTCTATTCTGGGAATCAAATATCCGGAGATCGCAAGGAAGGTAAAAGAGTATAAAGAAAGAATGAAACGGGAAGTTCTGGAAAAAGCCCAAAGATTAGAACAAATTGGTTACAAAGAATATCTGAACCAGAAAGAGTAA